ttttctaCTGAAAAGAAGGTCAGTTCTTATTAAAAGACAATGTCTCGTCCAGCCAAGTCCTGCTCCAACGCCAAGGTTAAACCAACAGCCAGGtgacttgctgctgctctgggagggTGAGCAGTGAGAAAGTGATAAAGTCCATGATTTTGGTTAAAGCACCGTGCCTGAAATGAGCTGGTTGTGAGTGCACGAGGCAGGAAGGCCCCAGAGGCATCTGGAGAATGACTcctgggatggaggagaggtCTCTGAGCTACAGGCAGGACTGGATCTGCAGGAGGGAGTTTGGCAGGAGCAAGCTCCTACATCACCCCATGCAACGGGGGAATGGCTCTTCCCTGTCTCCTCGCACCGCAGTTGCCCTTTGCATGCTCTTCTTGTCCAGGAAGATGCCACCGGTTCTCCAGAAGGGTCCTCTCCTCCTCAACCATGGTCAGGCTCAATCCTCGTGCCATTGGCACCGGCCAGGGCAGCATCTTGTAGTGCAAGAAGCCAGGtgcagagaaggcagctggGCCTGGGCTGCCTTTGGGGGTCCTTGTGTGTTCATCTAAGCCCCTGCCACGAGCTGTGAAAAGCCAGCCCCGCACTGAGATAACCCATGGCTTTTCTCAGCCATGACACTCGCAGTCATTTGCATCTAAACAAGGGGTGTGTGGGATCAGGGGCTGTCTTGATATAAACTCAACGGCTTaaagggaaaggggggagggaaaaggagaagagggagagagaaaaataagcttATACTGATGAGAAAGAGCTAAGCTTCCTCCCCTACTGTGAGGCAGGGCGAGCGATACCATCCCAGCGCTGCAGTCGTTTCAAATCACTGCAGCATTCACACGCCCTTTAGCCATTCTGATCCGGTGGCGGGGGGCTGGGGAGCGCCATCAATAGGGATTTCCCAGCCGGGCTGGCGGGATTGGAGGGTGACGGCAGGACAGGGGAACATTGCCCCGTTGCTACGAGGTGCTCCTGGGGAATGCCAGTGCTCTGTGCCGTGGGTACGCTGGCCGGCGGAAACATTCTGCATTATGCTGGTAATACAGTGTGACACCGCGGGAACAATGGCAAATTGAGTGTCCCAGCAGGTAACGGGCCTGGCTGGGAGACAGTCGCAGTAGCGCACTGTCAAGGCGGCTCTAATCCTCTCTCGCCAGCCCCTCCCCTGGTTCTGGGAACGCTGTTCCCGCATTTCATCTCTGGGAAATTCCCCCAGCTCCTCGCTTAGACCCTCGCTTAGACTTAGGGGAGAATTTCAAGGCAAAGTGTTTGCATTTGCGGCTCTTTCCTCCCCATGCCGGCACCATGTGGGGTGCATAGGGAGTGCTGGGGGGCAGCTCAAGGGTGGTTTGCATCCCACCTCCGCCTGGCCatggcagcaccagccccagctcGGCTCCCACCCCAGCATCCATTCGCCACACAGACACGCAGCGTCtctccatcccattcccatcccttTTTCATCCCCCTCCCCGGGATGGAAAGCAAAGGCACATCAGCACAGAGAGCGACTCGTGTCCTCCCCCTCTGCCCCCGAGCTGTCCTGGTCTGAGGCCAGAAGGGCTCGCTAGCTCCTCTAATCTGATCTGCTGTAGATCACAGGCCACCCAAATAGCCTTTGTCAGGCCGAACCACTCCAGTTGAAGCAGTGATCTTCAACCAGTGGCCCGTAGCCCCCAGAGGTCCCAGTATAAGCAGTTGGTGAAAGGTATCTAAGGAAAACTTCAGTAGGTAGAGGCTGGATCTCTGCTGGTGTACTGGAGGTGGGAAGGGCAAGCAGGGAAGAGTTTGAATTAAAGAAAGCGAAACCCACAGCACAGTCCCACTGGATTGAGCAGCCCTGGTTTAGGATCATGTTTGGCACCTGGATCCGAGTTCCCCAcgctgcagcagaggagagatGTGCATTTCCACAGCTGGCACATACCCATGAGCTGCCCCTTCCAGCTACCTGCATGGGGTGAAATCAGCCAAGTTTGAGATGCCTGATTGTTGGAAGCTCTATCTCACCTCTGCAGAAAAGCCTGCAGCCCAGGAGCAAGACCTTGTGCAGCAAAGACCTCCCCAGGGCATGAGGCAAGAGCAGCTGAGGGATGCATGAGGCAGCTAAGAGATGGTTCCTGGCTCCTGCTCTGGAAGGAAGGGACAGTCTCCAAGGTCATCGTTGGTCTGAGCGAGCAGAAAATCCTGACTTCATCCCACACCCACTGAGGACTGTCCTGATCATTTGGTCAAGCTGCACCCATGAGGCACCTGGAAATACCTCCTGCAGAACACCCAGGGGTGCCATCCACCAGCCATGGTCCCTAGACACCTGCCTTCAGCACCTTCCTGGTCTCCTGCACATTGAGCATGAGGTTGGATTGACTCCAACGTCTATTCTGAACGTAAAGACCTCAAGTCTCCATCTTTATAAGGTGGCACATAGGGTCAAAGCACTCTAGTGTCATTCACAAGGGTGCTGTACTTACGCAGCCTGTGGCAAACTCGAGAGACGTCAACCAAAAGATGTCCCCAAGGAGAAAGCTGAGACTGAGATACTATTTTGGCTGTGCTTGGGAAAGTCTGTATTTAGTACAGGCTTCTTGAAGCCAACGGTCAAGCTCCGGTTGATTTCAAACTGAGGAGAAATAGTACAACACTGCAAAACACACCAAGAAGCTTTAAGAACACCCAAGCAGAGCTCTGTAGCTGAAGAACCACGTCACTGCTGCAGACCTGGAGTCACACTTCTACCTACTGCTGCCTGCGTGCTTCAGAAGGTGGTGCCAGCAGCACCTGACTCAGAACATGGTCATTTAAAGAGTAATGAAatagctttttactttttaatgaaatttagaTGAGATTtaggtgaggtgctggcacagggtgcccagagaagctgtggctgccccatccctggcagtgttcaaggccaggttggacacaggggcttggagcaacctgctctagtggaaggtgtccctgcccacagcagggggttggaactggatcagctagaaggtcccttccagcacaaaccagtctgggattctgtgattctatgatgctgaAGGAGgttaggaaggaaaacacaagtGTGACATTGACTGATAATCCCATGGGCTCTGTTTATTCCCAGCTACACGAGAGTCTGCCTTTGTCCACGCCATCGCGTCGGCAGGGGTGGCCTTCGCTGTAACCCGCTCCTGCGCTGAGGGCACGTCCACCATCTGCGGCTGTGACTCCCATCACAAAGGACCTCCAGGAGATGGCTGGAAATGGGGGGGATGCAGCGAGGATGCTGACTTCGGTGTGCTGGTGTCCCGGGAATTCGCTGATGCCCGAGAGAACCGGCCGGACGCGCGCTCAGCCATGAACAGACACAACAACGAGGCTGGCAGGACGGTGAGTGCTCAGCAGGTCCAGAGCTCTCATCATGCCTCATGTGTGACTCCCCTTGGTGTAAGGGGATCACACTAATGCCTGCGCCAGAGCTCTCTAGGATTATTTTCCAGGGTACAGCATTTCCATGCTCTCCAAACAGGCAGCAGGGGGTTAAGAAGAGCTAaaatgagggtgctgaggtgctggcacagggtgcccagagaagctgtggctgccccatccctgcagtgttcaaggccaggttggacacaggggcttggagcaacctgctctagtggaaggtgtccctgcccgtggcagggggttggagctggatgagctttaaggccccttccaacacaaactattccatgattctatgattggaCCTTGGGATTAGATTGGATTGGACAGATGATTAGAGCAGCTGCCCACCTCAGTTGTGCTTTTCCAGGGGGCTATCTCCATCTAGAGATGTTTCCACCAAAGCTCCCACACATTTACAACTAGCCTATGCTTTCCAGACCAAGCTCAGATCATTGAAATCCAGGCAGCAAAGGCAGGTGATCACACACTGGGCATCACAACCCACTGCTGACCaccttgttttctctcccctggACAGACCATCTTGGATCATATGCACCTGAAGTGCAAGTGCCACGGTCTCTCAGGCAGCTGTGAGGTCAAGACCTGCTGGTGGGCCCAGCCTGATTTTCGGGCTATTGGTGACTACCTGAAGGACAAATACGACAGTGCCTCTGAGATGGTGGTTGAAAAGCACCGCGAATCTCGGGGATGGGTAGAAACTCTGAGGGCCAAGTATGCTCTTTTCAAGCCGCCAACGGAGCGGGATCTGGTCTACTATGAGAACTCCCCCAATTTCTGTGAGCCCAACCCAGAGACAGGCTCCTTTGGGACAAGGGACAGAACATGCAACGTCACCTCCCATGGGATCGATGGCTGTGACCTGCTGTGCTGCGGTCGCGGCCACAACACCAGGACTGAGAAACGGAAGGAGAAGTGTCACTGCATCTTCCACTGGTGCTGCTACGTGAGCTGCCAGGAGTGCATACGTGTCTACGATGTCCACACCTGCAAGTAAACATAGGTAGGTCTCCAGCTGATGGGAGGttgctccagagcagggccaAGGGGTCCATCAACCCTGTGATCAGCCCCCACGTAGTGGCCTCACGCTTCAGAGGATAGCATTAAAAAACCCTGATGCCCTTGGCCAGGGCAGACACCCTCAcacagccagcaccagcactgcagaggggGCTCTCAGCATCTCACTCACACAAGGCAGCCCAAAGCGAGACCTGGTGCCGCAGACAAGCTCCATCACTgatctgctgccttctcttggGCTGCCTGGCATGATGGACTAACTGGGGAGAAGCAGGGACAGCAAAAGTTGAAGTGAGGCACAGCCACACCAGCCACGGTGCTGCTAACACAGCATGCCAAGCTTCCAGCTCCGAAGGTCTGGTCCACATAGATGCTAATACAAGGGTTTCAGGTGGAAATGAGTTTTACACAGTGAACGTTGAACAGCTAAAGGCTCTCCCCTGCCTGCTGGCATGGCCATGCTGGTCTCAGCAGAtgtggtgaggaggaggagaggagccaactccctgcagcagccaagctccttccttcctgctccgAGGAGATGATGTTGGAGAAACAAACCTGTCTGAGCCTTACAGCCAGCCTCTCCTTTCACCTCCCCTTTGCCCTCACTACTCCCCACAGCGCCAGATCATCTCTTATAATCCCCCTGAGGAGgacagcaggaaagcagagcccAGAGCTGATCCTCTGGTACATGGGCAGCGTGCACATGGGAGGCACCACTACTCCAGCAGCCTCCTTGCCATACAGCTGCCCAAGGGACATTGTGAAGGACCTAGGCAGATCTGCCCAGTTGATGCACTTATTTACTAAGTGTTCCCTAATATGACTTTATATCGCAGAGCAAGCTCAGAGCATCTCTCCAGGCACAGGGTACCTGCTGGTGAGCTGCTACACCAGCTCTGAACATCAGTAACGATGGGGAGACAGAAGCTATGGCAAGAAGAAATTGCTGTCCAAGCCTTTTCCTCAGCCTTCCCCCACCAGGCAGACTTGTTCAAACCACTTCATCCAGCAAAGACAGATAAGGGCAGATGGGAAAGGGAGACCTTTACTCAACAGCACAATCCCAAGCAGACCCTTTCCTTCCCATAGCATTTTGGGATTTCTCAGCAAATTGTTGATGAGGGGTCCTCACCAAGCACAGATGCTACGGACCATTAGCAGGGATTTGGGCCCCAAGTGTGGCCACACGCATCCCATGACCCATCCCAGTGCAGAAGAAGTCCCTCCACCTGCTCCCCAGGCCCTATCCCCCCTTCTTGACCACATGTCCCTTCATTTTGGGCTTGTTTTCATGGTGTATTGACcctagaaattaaaaaaatacatattatcTGTGTCCTAGTGGGCTCCTCTACAGCTGATGAGGACCAATAACCGTGCTCCAACATCATTTCTCAAGCATCAGTGATTTAACATAGAGATATGTCCCCACCATTAAAGCTGTGTCTTCTACTCCAGTCTCTCCTTCATCCACGAGGAACAGCAGTATGTGGTACTGCGCAGAGCAATAAAAAGGGTGGAAGACCCCTCACATGGAGTGCAGAGACCCCTCAATGGCCTTGGCACTCAAATCTGTGGCTGGAAAGAACCAGAGCACAAATCTCAGTCCACCCTCTGCAGAGCATGATGAGGAGCTCCTGGATTCACCCAGCCTGAAAAGCATTAAAGATCCCAGGAGAGCTCTAAGGAACCTCCCCAATTCAAAAATAAGCCCTCTTCTGATAAAAGTATATATTAAATCCTGTGTCTGGAAAGACTCCAAGTACCTGACTTAAAACAAAATCccttgtttggttgtttttttttttaatcaagaaaaggtatttaatattaaatagaaCATTTATTGCCTTGTAATTATTTCACTGTAGCCAGGTATTCTAGCACTGAATGGAAGATCTTTTTTCCATCAATCTGCTGTATCCAAAGTTTTGTATAAAGTTGTAGAGGTcgattttttttattttatattcagaaaatgtctctttttataagcattatttattatataatgTATATACTTGAGTTAACTAagattatatattatataaatatatatatttggagaaaaaatctatttcaactgccttttttttttttttgtggtacaTCATTaaagagaaggtaaaaaaaccaaaaacatgcACTTGCCAGCTTGTGTGGTTTGCCTCTGAAGGTCCTTGAAGTCCTGCTGAAGAACAGCTATGGGAACGGTGGTTCTTCATCTAGGCTCTTACTCAGTCATATGAATGCAAGACAATGATGGTAAAATATAGCAGACTTTACAGCTGAGCACTAAGTGTGCCTAAAACATAAGATTACGGGATTAAAGCAGACTTCAGGCTTCATATTCACCCCCATCAATGTTCTTCCAGGCTGTCATTGAATCACCTTTTGATGGTTTGGATCATCCAAGATCCAAGTTTTCTCCTATAAAGACATCTTCTCCTGTCCATGAATAATTCTGTGGCGGTTTCTGCAACATCTCCCATACATTAACAATGCTTTTAAGTGCACACAATTTTCCACAGATCTGGCCTCAAATATACCTTAT
The Strigops habroptila isolate Jane chromosome 19, bStrHab1.2.pri, whole genome shotgun sequence DNA segment above includes these coding regions:
- the WNT3 gene encoding proto-oncogene Wnt-3, yielding MDYHLLGLILSFLFNGTKVLAGYPIWWSLALGQQYSSLGSQPILCGSIPGLVPKQLRFCRNYIEIMPSVAEGVKLGIQECQHQFRGRRWNCTTIDDSLAIFGPVLDKATRESAFVHAIASAGVAFAVTRSCAEGTSTICGCDSHHKGPPGDGWKWGGCSEDADFGVLVSREFADARENRPDARSAMNRHNNEAGRTTILDHMHLKCKCHGLSGSCEVKTCWWAQPDFRAIGDYLKDKYDSASEMVVEKHRESRGWVETLRAKYALFKPPTERDLVYYENSPNFCEPNPETGSFGTRDRTCNVTSHGIDGCDLLCCGRGHNTRTEKRKEKCHCIFHWCCYVSCQECIRVYDVHTCK